CGGGAAGCGCAGAGAGGTAGTGATGCCGCTCATGGTGAGGGACACCAGGTGGTTGAGGTCCCCGTAGGTGGGAGTGCTGAGCCGCAGCGTGCGGAAGCAGATGTCGTAGAGCGCCTCGTTGTCGATGCAGAAGCAGGCGTCGGAGTTGAGCACAAGCTGGTGCAGCGCCAGCACGGCATTGTAGGGCTCCACCACAGTGTCTGACACCTTTGGTGAGGGCATCACGCTGAACGAGTTCAGGATGCGGTCAGGGTACTCCTCACGGATCTTGCCCAGCAGCAGAGTGCCCATCCCCGACCCCGTGCCCCCGCCCAGTGAATGCACTAGCTGGAAGCCCTGCAGGCAGTCGCAGCCCTCGGCCTCGGCACGCATCACGTCCAGCACGCTGTCCACCAGCTCGGCGCCCTCCGTGTAGAAGCCCTTCGCCCAGTTGTTACCGGCCCCAGAGTTACCTGTGGACACAGGGGACTCGGTCACACCCCTCCCTCCCCGACCCCCCCAGGATCGGgcatgggggctggggaggatGCGCACCTCCAGGAGGCGCTCTTGCTCTCTCCCCGGTGGAACCTTCCAGAAAAACCTACCGTGGACAAAGCTGTCGGGTTGGAAGAGGGCCCCCACTCGGCTGGATCGGATGCTGTCCATGGTCCCGGGTTCCAGATCCACCAAGACTGCTCGGGGCACGTATTTCTTACCTGCATAGAAAGATACGAAGTTAGCAAACTTCTAACTTGTTTTTCTGAAGGTTCATGTTTCATCAAAGTACAACCTGGGTGAGGGGGAAAGTCCTTCCAGAAAGTGTCTTGGGTAGAAAGACTGGCAGTGATAGCTTGGACCCTGACAACAATCATAGACATCTGTAAAAAGCTTCAGAAATCACTTCTTCCGTCATTGTCCATTTTGTTTGTTCTCTTGCCAGTGATGAGGATTTTGTTCCTATTGGAACTGActctactttttatttaaaaaccagaAAGGGAAGGTTCCCTGgctgtgcagtggttaggactctgcagtctcactgcccagggcccaggttcaatccctggaccaggaactgagatcccacaagccacatagcatggccaaaaaaaaaaaaaaaaatttaataaaataactaattaaaaaataaaaaccagaagaggaagataagggaaaaaataaaataataaaaaccagaAAGGAAGGTCAGGGTCTAAACAGTCTGTGTTGGCAGCATGGCCCTCCAGTGACCAGAGACAGCCTTGCCAGGGCTATCCTCTGTAGCTCTCAGAACATCACCTGCCTGTCCCTCTGGTCTCACAGGCCCTCCTGTCTCTGCTGTGTCCCCGGGGCTGGTGACCGAGGCCAACAGTGCGGTGTCTTACCATGGGCCTCATTGTAGTACACGCTGATCCTCTCCAGCTGCAGAGCGCTGTCCCCGCAGTAGCTCCCGGCCCAGTCTATCCCATGCTCCTCTCCAATCACCTCCCAgaactgaaagcagaaggagagaaGGTCAGTGTCCAGAGGGATCCCGCTGAAGGCCAGGTTGGAGCCGGCAGATTGAGCAGAAAGACAGGAAGCAAGGGCTCTGGGTCTGCTTTCCTCCCTGAGATTTATCTTTGGGGCCCTTTTCCCACCTGCCCACCCCTTCCTAAATTTATGCTTTGTCCCTGTTGCTAGCCATGAAGATGAAGACTGCGTTTTATATCCACCGAACTGCTTCAATACAATGTCAACACATAAAATGTCAAATTGGATTTTGTTATTATGAAATTCAGGCCCTCATGTACATTAATGCTGTTCTTTTAGAATTTCCATCAGACAGTGTATCTCTAGTTCGGCCTTACAATGCATCCAGCTAGCAGAGTATAGATCCCATTAAGTGAAAATAAACTGAATTCTTTTCTGACTACACGATAACATCTCATTTCACTTTGCGGATTTATTTTCATGCAGTTTTTCCCAAAAGCCCATCAAGAGGACACCTATGCATGATTTTAAACAGTGCGCATTTTGGATGATCAGATATGAGCTCAATTCAAAATTATGCATAGCCATTTTCTGGTAACTATTTGAAACATATTATACCTTCAGTCACATACACATATTATTCATATAGATATGTGCCAGGCTTTTATGGATAGTTACTGAAATGGCCCCTTTTCATTACCCTGGAGAAGCATGAATATACatgaaaatgtattcatttatgtTCAATCCCCAAGGCTGTTTTTCCAACCACATTTGTGAATGATAGCTCTGCTTCAGCCTTGATCTTATTAATATAAGACTCTGTTTTATAGTAAATTATCAGCAGAAAAAAAAGAGTTGTCTGAAACCACAAATTAAATGTCTCGAGTATACTTATGGATGATTCACattgctatatggcagaaaccaacacaacactgtaaagcaattaccctccaattaaaagttttttaaataccaaaaaataaaatcaggagtGAGACTAACAAAAAAATATGTCCTAAAAGTTCTCATGGCCCCAGATAATAAGTTTTTGCTGGGTCTTTAACCACTAGGCAGCACATTTCTGGACCCAGAGCTGAGACCCTGCCTAGACCCTGCACTCTCTGCCTGGATCCTATCTTCATCTTATCTTCCAACTTCAGAGCAGTAGGAGCCCATGCCTCCCTtctctctgtgttttaattttgaacGTCTTATCATTCCAGCAAGGAAGGATGACATCTTCCTTGTAAGCAGTCATTTTCTTTGCCCCTGGTTTTAAACACCTGTATTAAAAGACTTTCATTTTTCCCATAGCTGCATTAGTTACAGTAGCCAAAATTTGGAAACAATCCAgatgcccatggacagatgacTGAATAAACAAACGTGATCTATCTATACAGATGGAttgttattcagccttaaaaaggaaggaaattctgacatgtgcTACAACAGGGAGGGACCCCAaggacactatgctaagtgaaataggccACTCACAAAAGGCCAAATAGTGTTATATGTTCgtgaaattcatagagacagaaagtagaatagcgTGCCAGGAGCAAGGGAGAGGAATGGGGAGGCCTTGTTTAATGGTGTGCACCACATTTCAGTTGcaagaaaaaagcattttaaattcagtttttcaaGAAAAGCATTTTGGAGATTGGAGGCAtgacagtgtgaatgtacttaacactactgaagtAGATACTTAAACATGGTTACGGATGGTAAATTTTACATCATCTTATCACATATAAACTTTCAAGTTGTAATGCAATAAAGTTTTTAATGCAATTCATACTAGTAGAAGTAATTTCAAAATAGTAAAGAGAATAATCAGACAGCTGTTTCATAGTAGAACTGATCACTTTAAAATTAGAGTTaagagggctgccctggtggtccagtggttaagaatccaccttgcaatgcaaggaacactgactcaatccctagtctgggaggatcccacataccatggagcaactaagcctgtgagccacaactactgaagcccaggctccCAAGAGCCCAtcctctgaaacaagagaagccactgcaatgagaagcttccCCCCGTCCAGCCCGACTGCAATGAAGAATAGCCACCACtggacacaactagagaaaaccatgtgcagcagcaaagacccaccacagccaaaaataaataaatctttaaaaaaataaagttaaaaaaacttAGACTTGGAGGTATTGGGCTCTGGTATCTGTTTTTTAGCATTGGTCAATAGAACCAAGtactttttagaaaaatgtgatggaggaggagaaaaacttatttatatcacaaaggatatattttaattatttctgctGCTGAACTCCCCAAATTTTAGGTTTACCACTTTGATTTTTGGTTgcattcaaaataaaatagttgTTGATCTTTTTTAACTGGAACATAAATacaggaggggagggaaagctATCTTAGTGATAGAGTGGAAAAATTTTCCCaagaaattttggaaaactatTTTGAGACAAAATCACTGGTTTTAGATATGAATGCGAAGGTGATCAAAGTAAAAATGATTGACAGGTGTTTTATACACACAGAACTGTCCACAGAATTAACAGGAGTTAGATTTACCCTTTAAGCCTTTTCCTATGCCCTCGGTCTCTTTAACTACTACAGGTGTCATTTGACATCAGTAAGTCAGACACTGGGCAAGTGCATGGATCTGCTGGGCCCAGGTCCTCCCTGCTACCTTAGGGGCTTTTCTGAGCTGGCTATGCTGTGGATCATGGACAGGCCAACACTAGTAACTGGACATTCCTTACCTTGGCTCCAATCTGGTTGCCACACTGGCCAATCTGGATGTGTACGATCTCACGCATCCTTGCTCGGTGCCCAAGGATCAGACCTGCTGGAACGAGTCCCCAGTCTGGGAGAGCTGCTGGTAACTGCCACAAGCCTTACACAACTCTGGTCGTCGCAGTGACAAGACCCACTGACCAGGCTGCCTCCCGCAGTGACCCACGGGTGTGTCCAGCCTGgaggcccagcccctgcccctctctgctCTGTCATCCTTGTAAAGGGGGAGTTCTTCCTCTCCCAGCACAGAATATTGCCCGATCATTTCCTAGAGTTCAAGACCAAAGGCTGCTGTTGTGTGCGGTGCCTGTAAGACTGGCAATAGGCCTCGGCATTGCGTGGTGGGCTCTGGGCACTGGCTCTGGGCTCCCAGTCGGTCAGACTCCTAGCTCTCTGGGGCGACCCAGACCACCTCCAGAGACCTTTCC
This portion of the Ovis canadensis isolate MfBH-ARS-UI-01 breed Bighorn chromosome 13, ARS-UI_OviCan_v2, whole genome shotgun sequence genome encodes:
- the TUBB1 gene encoding tubulin beta-1 chain — its product is MREIVHIQIGQCGNQIGAKFWEVIGEEHGIDWAGSYCGDSALQLERISVYYNEAHGKKYVPRAVLVDLEPGTMDSIRSSRVGALFQPDSFVHGNSGAGNNWAKGFYTEGAELVDSVLDVMRAEAEGCDCLQGFQLVHSLGGGTGSGMGTLLLGKIREEYPDRILNSFSVMPSPKVSDTVVEPYNAVLALHQLVLNSDACFCIDNEALYDICFRTLRLSTPTYGDLNHLVSLTMSGITTSLRFPGQLNADLRKLAVNMVPFPRLHFFMPGFAPLTAQGSQQYRALTVAELTQQMFDARNTMAACDPRRGRYLTVACIFRGRMSTKEVDEQLLNVQTRNSSCFVEWIPNNVKVAVCDIPPRGLSMAATFIGNNTAIQELFGRISEHFSAMFKRKAFVHWYTGEGMDINEFAEAESDIQDLVSEYQQFQDARADVEEKEEVGAETEVEPADKEH